Genomic segment of Corynebacterium urealyticum DSM 7109:
GGGTCGGTGCGCGAGGGGTGTTGGCTACCCGCCCCGCATAAAGGTGAAATTACAGCAAAAACGGCGCCCACCGAGTGGCAGGCGCCGGAGCTTCCCACGTGGTGGGAGAGTGTGCGACCAAGCTGGCCGCCCGCTCAATTAAGCGGTCAGGGACTTGCGGCCCTTACGACGACGTGCGGACACGATCGCGCGACCTGCGCGGGTGCGCATGCGGGTGCGGAAGCCGTGCACGCGTGCGCGACGGCGGTTATTAGGCTGGTAAGTAC
This window contains:
- the rpmH gene encoding 50S ribosomal protein L34, with product MSKRTYQPNNRRRARVHGFRTRMRTRAGRAIVSARRRKGRKSLTA